A stretch of Vibrio maritimus DNA encodes these proteins:
- a CDS encoding glycoside hydrolase family 2 protein — protein MRAFASLSFVLILTACVSEPNPAYLLERYSLNGQWNVEFLDSEKPMEASIKVPSNWYSQGVEYSGRALYQKSFTLDAAPEKRYWLNFDAVDYQADVALNNVPLGSHTGYFGAFEFEVTSHLLSGANQLAVIVTSEDDPKVKDWSLNKKELKGVLNHHDTRPGGAWSDRGQDANSGGIWGDVFIESTGSIAIKQAHFLPELREDNQTSARLELQLDSAVNESATINISLATATNDVSDVRESYTISTDLTAGANTIQWSLPTMKRALWWPYDWGTPTLYDLSIEVRTPDGELSHQTSQQVGFRSFKYSESEKQFYVNHQKYFVRGTNYIASQWLGEVSEQDYRQDLELMISANINSVRVHAHVAGKSFYQMADQLGVIVWQDFPLQWGYDNSVSTAAEAGKQAKEMTNQLFNHPSIAFWSGHNEPPWDATWMQYKYPSYDKNHNQLLTQTVFEALNEAEDGRVVREASYTYEHPWFGWYSGHYKDYRNIQGPPIISEFGAQAFPELALSEEILGGETQWPPNQEQLSALAYRNYQHHETQNLAKVNLGASLTEYIDNTQQYQRRVNKYAAEQLRLKKNKGIAVIYQFMFVDSWPSITWSVLDDSRNPKPAYFALKESFQPILGIASVNPDSSSKLINVSVINDSRDELSNVTLAVKCADRAENISTCWRQEGINLAANNVSFVANIEQNRLGKKFTIELIDESGKIISSNHYQPGDY, from the coding sequence ATGAGAGCTTTTGCGTCGCTCAGTTTCGTTCTGATTCTCACTGCCTGTGTCAGTGAGCCCAATCCTGCCTATCTCCTAGAAAGGTATTCACTCAACGGTCAATGGAACGTTGAGTTTTTAGATTCTGAAAAACCGATGGAGGCTTCAATCAAGGTTCCATCTAACTGGTATTCGCAGGGTGTTGAATATTCAGGTAGAGCGCTATATCAGAAATCCTTCACTCTAGATGCCGCTCCAGAAAAACGATACTGGCTCAATTTCGATGCGGTGGACTATCAAGCGGATGTTGCTTTAAATAACGTGCCTTTAGGAAGTCACACAGGGTACTTCGGCGCGTTTGAGTTCGAGGTAACCTCTCACTTGCTGTCAGGTGCTAATCAGTTAGCCGTAATAGTGACCAGCGAAGATGATCCAAAAGTAAAAGACTGGTCCCTGAACAAAAAAGAGCTCAAGGGAGTGCTTAACCATCACGACACTCGCCCTGGTGGCGCCTGGTCTGATCGTGGCCAAGATGCTAACTCAGGCGGTATTTGGGGCGATGTTTTTATTGAATCCACGGGTTCGATAGCGATAAAGCAAGCGCACTTTTTACCAGAGTTAAGGGAGGACAATCAAACGAGTGCGCGTTTGGAGCTCCAACTAGACAGTGCAGTTAATGAAAGTGCAACGATCAATATTTCGTTGGCTACCGCTACAAATGATGTCAGTGATGTTAGAGAGTCTTATACGATCAGCACGGATTTAACTGCCGGTGCTAACACTATTCAGTGGTCGCTTCCAACGATGAAAAGAGCTCTGTGGTGGCCTTACGATTGGGGAACACCGACGCTCTACGATCTCTCTATCGAGGTGAGGACGCCAGATGGAGAATTGTCACATCAAACTAGCCAACAAGTCGGATTTCGCAGCTTTAAGTACTCTGAAAGTGAAAAACAGTTCTACGTCAATCATCAAAAATATTTTGTACGAGGCACCAACTATATTGCAAGTCAGTGGCTTGGTGAGGTGTCAGAGCAAGACTATCGCCAAGATCTCGAACTGATGATATCGGCAAATATTAATAGCGTACGCGTTCACGCTCATGTCGCAGGCAAGTCTTTCTATCAAATGGCAGACCAGCTTGGCGTGATCGTTTGGCAAGATTTCCCTTTGCAGTGGGGATACGATAATTCGGTATCGACGGCCGCAGAAGCAGGTAAGCAGGCCAAAGAGATGACGAATCAATTATTTAATCATCCATCTATTGCATTTTGGAGTGGGCATAATGAACCGCCATGGGATGCCACTTGGATGCAATACAAGTATCCGTCCTACGACAAAAATCACAATCAATTGCTCACACAAACAGTTTTTGAAGCGCTAAATGAAGCTGAAGATGGACGAGTTGTGAGAGAGGCATCTTACACGTATGAACACCCTTGGTTTGGCTGGTACTCGGGGCACTATAAAGACTATCGAAACATTCAGGGTCCGCCTATCATCAGCGAATTTGGTGCACAGGCCTTCCCTGAATTAGCTCTTAGTGAGGAAATATTGGGTGGTGAAACTCAGTGGCCACCCAATCAAGAGCAACTATCTGCACTCGCTTACAGAAACTACCAACATCATGAGACCCAAAACCTCGCTAAAGTGAATTTAGGTGCATCTCTTACTGAGTATATTGACAATACTCAGCAATATCAGAGAAGAGTAAATAAATACGCGGCAGAGCAGTTAAGACTTAAGAAAAATAAAGGTATCGCTGTTATTTACCAATTTATGTTTGTTGATAGCTGGCCTTCAATCACTTGGTCGGTTTTGGATGATTCGCGAAACCCGAAACCGGCTTACTTCGCACTAAAGGAGTCTTTTCAGCCAATTTTAGGTATTGCGAGTGTAAATCCAGATTCTTCGTCTAAGCTTATAAATGTCAGTGTAATCAATGACTCAAGAGATGAATTGTCAAACGTGACCCTTGCTGTCAAATGTGCGGATAGGGCTGAGAACATATCTACGTGCTGGCGACAAGAAGGAATAAACCTGGCAGCAAACAATGTATCGTTCGTTGCCAATATCGAACAAAACCGTTTAGGTAAAAAATTCACGATTGAGTTAATCGATGAGTCGGGAAAAATCATTTCTAGTAATCACTATCAACCAGGAGATTACTAG
- a CDS encoding glycosyltransferase, giving the protein MDNYFQKYEHRVPPEPVPHSIPRELLYQYLATCNLTLGIWYLWWRWTYALNMDALWFSLPLAFAESCAFIGSILFTINLWKTKDEPRREPPSNINQCVNQTDEDRPLSVDVFFPSYDEEPELVRLSIEDAQKITYPHEIDMKIFILDDGKRDSMKALAEEMGVGYITREGNVGFKAGNLRNAMEQTYGDFVVICDADTRPFPSILENTLGYFRDPNVAWVQTPQWFFDLPEGVRLPEWLKRKFGNTAARLGKGIEKFYGPVTFGQDPFVNDPQMFYDVIQRRRNWVNASFCCGAGSIHRREAVMEAALRAYAEQITKEQQDVEKQIRKLTKEKTVDQSISDNLRNEILFDTEFTPYKFHVSEDLYTSIVLHSDSERNWRSVMHPKVESKMLSPQDLQTWTVQRFKYSGGSIDIFMNDNPIFRKGLKLKQKLMYGASFWSNLSAVWNIIFLACPIIYFLTAIAPVSAYDVTFYLHFLPYILTAELAMMVGTWGVAGYKGKTNFLSFFPVNLKALWTVLRGQRISFPTTPKERQTGNFAKLVWPQIAVFVLSLFSILYAWTGYYTGNWGEYSGGGLVFNTFWILNNMLAMWGMIAAAFWEPPKEEQLKEEVTGTEDLKYEV; this is encoded by the coding sequence ATGGACAATTATTTTCAAAAGTATGAGCACAGAGTGCCACCCGAGCCAGTGCCACATAGCATACCGCGTGAGTTGCTATATCAGTATCTAGCAACATGTAATCTCACCCTCGGTATCTGGTATTTGTGGTGGCGATGGACCTATGCCCTCAATATGGATGCGCTGTGGTTTTCGTTACCGCTGGCTTTCGCGGAGTCATGCGCGTTCATTGGTTCGATTCTATTTACCATCAACCTGTGGAAAACCAAGGACGAACCTCGCCGCGAGCCACCTTCGAACATTAACCAATGTGTTAATCAGACCGACGAAGACAGACCTTTGTCGGTTGATGTGTTTTTCCCCAGCTACGATGAAGAACCAGAACTGGTTCGACTCAGTATTGAAGATGCGCAGAAGATAACTTATCCGCACGAAATCGACATGAAGATATTCATACTCGATGATGGTAAGCGTGATTCAATGAAAGCGTTAGCCGAAGAAATGGGGGTTGGCTATATCACTCGTGAGGGTAATGTTGGCTTCAAGGCAGGTAACCTTCGAAATGCAATGGAGCAGACATACGGTGATTTCGTCGTTATTTGTGATGCTGATACTCGTCCATTCCCATCGATTCTGGAAAATACATTAGGCTACTTCCGTGACCCAAATGTGGCATGGGTTCAAACGCCGCAGTGGTTCTTTGATCTTCCAGAAGGAGTAAGGCTACCGGAATGGTTGAAGCGAAAGTTTGGTAATACAGCTGCGAGACTAGGGAAGGGTATTGAAAAATTCTACGGACCCGTTACCTTCGGTCAAGACCCGTTTGTAAACGATCCACAGATGTTCTATGACGTGATTCAGCGTAGAAGAAATTGGGTAAATGCGTCTTTCTGCTGTGGAGCTGGCTCTATTCATAGACGTGAAGCGGTAATGGAAGCGGCGCTTCGAGCGTATGCGGAGCAAATTACCAAAGAGCAGCAAGACGTTGAGAAACAGATTCGCAAGCTGACAAAAGAGAAAACGGTTGATCAATCTATTTCTGACAACCTTAGAAATGAAATCCTGTTTGACACCGAGTTTACACCCTACAAATTCCACGTGTCGGAAGACCTTTACACGTCCATTGTGCTGCATTCCGACTCAGAGCGTAATTGGCGCTCGGTAATGCATCCCAAAGTCGAAAGCAAAATGCTGTCACCGCAAGACTTGCAGACCTGGACCGTTCAGAGATTTAAGTATTCAGGTGGTTCGATTGACATCTTTATGAATGATAATCCTATCTTTCGTAAGGGTCTGAAGTTAAAGCAGAAGCTCATGTATGGTGCAAGCTTTTGGTCTAACCTTTCTGCTGTTTGGAATATTATCTTCTTGGCGTGTCCAATCATTTACTTCCTCACCGCTATTGCGCCTGTTAGTGCTTACGATGTGACCTTCTATCTGCACTTTCTTCCTTACATTCTAACCGCAGAGTTGGCCATGATGGTGGGTACATGGGGCGTGGCCGGCTACAAAGGAAAAACGAACTTCTTGTCTTTCTTCCCCGTCAACCTCAAGGCGTTATGGACGGTGTTAAGAGGTCAAAGAATCAGTTTCCCAACAACACCGAAAGAGCGGCAGACAGGTAACTTTGCCAAGTTGGTTTGGCCTCAAATTGCAGTGTTTGTTCTGAGCCTTTTCTCCATTCTCTACGCGTGGACGGGTTACTACACAGGTAACTGGGGTGAGTATTCAGGTGGTGGTTTAGTGTTTAACACATTTTGGATTCTAAACAATATGTTAGCTATGTGGGGAATGATTGCTGCAGCATTCTGGGAACCTCCAAAAGAAGAGCAATTGAAAGAAGAAGTGACCGGTACGGAGGATTTGAAATATGAAGTTTAA
- a CDS encoding sugar phosphate nucleotidyltransferase — protein MKGMILAAGKGTRVRPITQQIPKPMIPILGKPVMESMIELFAQHNITKIVINTSHLSEVIEDYFGDGHHFDVQLSYSCEGELKDGKFESQALGSAGGMKKIQEFSGFFDETFVVVCGDAWIDLDLKEAVRKHKKNGGIATIITKQVLDDEVEKYGVVVTGDKGIVRSFQEKPSKEEALSNQANTGIYIFEPAIFDYIPVDQEFDIGSELFPKLVEQHVPFYAVEMNFQWLDVGNIKDIWGVTEDVLNGKVPGYRVPGTQIKAGVWLGINTSIDLKNCMIVPPVVIGSGCHIEDGATIIGPALIGANCQVESGATVKHSLIFDYTKILKDVEVSEQTIFGDFSIGHDGNTESSATWTNLKPHPALNRLSDAINKM, from the coding sequence ATGAAGGGAATGATATTAGCAGCAGGTAAAGGGACACGAGTTCGTCCAATTACACAGCAAATACCCAAACCTATGATTCCAATACTAGGTAAGCCGGTAATGGAGTCCATGATTGAGCTGTTCGCCCAACACAACATCACTAAGATTGTGATAAATACTAGTCATTTATCTGAGGTGATTGAGGACTACTTTGGCGATGGCCATCATTTTGATGTCCAGTTGTCTTACTCTTGTGAAGGCGAGTTAAAAGATGGCAAGTTTGAAAGCCAAGCACTTGGTTCTGCTGGTGGGATGAAAAAGATACAGGAGTTCTCAGGCTTCTTTGATGAAACGTTCGTTGTCGTTTGCGGAGATGCTTGGATTGACCTCGACCTCAAGGAGGCAGTGCGTAAGCACAAAAAAAATGGCGGTATAGCCACCATTATTACTAAGCAGGTACTGGATGATGAGGTTGAGAAGTATGGCGTTGTGGTCACTGGCGACAAAGGCATAGTTCGTAGCTTCCAAGAAAAGCCCTCCAAGGAAGAAGCCCTATCGAATCAGGCGAATACGGGTATTTATATCTTTGAACCTGCGATCTTCGACTATATCCCAGTTGACCAAGAGTTTGATATCGGTAGTGAACTATTCCCTAAGTTGGTGGAGCAGCACGTTCCTTTTTACGCTGTGGAAATGAACTTCCAATGGCTCGATGTCGGTAACATTAAGGATATCTGGGGGGTAACGGAGGACGTTTTAAACGGCAAGGTACCTGGTTATCGAGTCCCTGGAACACAGATCAAAGCGGGTGTTTGGCTTGGGATCAATACCAGTATCGATTTGAAAAACTGCATGATTGTTCCACCCGTTGTCATCGGTAGTGGCTGCCACATAGAGGATGGTGCAACCATAATTGGTCCTGCGCTCATTGGCGCGAACTGCCAAGTTGAGTCGGGTGCAACCGTTAAGCACTCACTTATCTTCGATTACACTAAGATCCTCAAAGATGTTGAAGTCTCCGAGCAAACCATTTTTGGCGATTTTAGTATCGGTCACGATGGTAATACCGAATCTTCCGCAACGTGGACAAACCTGAAACCGCATCCTGCGCTTAACCGTTTATCCGATGCGATTAACAAAATGTGA
- a CDS encoding fused response regulator/phosphatase: MIQLTPNSQNEKQEILLVEDNKTTRILMSSLLKKRGYKVTVAEHGQEALDVLNESENIQFVLSDWVMPEMDGVELCKALKSNDYNRYIFFVLLSSQDDKDSIVCGIDAGADDFVAKNTPIDELDARIRAGFRNLQLHNELLMKNQALDTAYATMRQDLDYAGEFIRQLLPTKKVFEKVAMDYTSIPSAQIGGDILGYFELDEDHLGFYLLDVSGHGVSSALLSFSVQQTLSVVNGANSVVFKDTPNGREIRSADEVVTKLNEIYSQDDSNTLYFTMVYAVLNRKTGEMNYCVAGHPPIIWYQHESQSTQFLGDENFVVGMFDFADYKQDSITLGPNDEIWLYTDGITEARYEDDFYTEERLKLLIDNSRDLELEDKPDAVVSAVRKWQHNDEFDDDISMLVCKWTPNQ, translated from the coding sequence ATGATACAGCTGACACCTAACTCGCAAAATGAAAAACAAGAGATCTTACTCGTCGAGGATAACAAAACGACGCGTATTCTCATGAGTTCGCTGTTGAAAAAGCGAGGTTACAAGGTAACGGTCGCTGAACATGGTCAAGAGGCCTTAGATGTTTTAAATGAAAGTGAAAATATTCAGTTTGTCTTGAGTGATTGGGTGATGCCAGAAATGGATGGTGTGGAGCTATGTAAAGCGCTTAAGTCCAATGATTACAATCGCTATATCTTTTTTGTGCTCCTGTCTTCTCAAGACGACAAAGATTCAATTGTTTGTGGAATCGATGCTGGTGCGGATGATTTCGTCGCTAAAAACACACCAATCGATGAGCTAGACGCACGAATTAGGGCAGGATTTAGAAATCTCCAGCTTCATAACGAACTGCTTATGAAAAATCAGGCACTCGACACGGCGTATGCGACGATGCGTCAAGACCTCGATTATGCGGGAGAGTTTATAAGGCAGTTGCTACCCACGAAGAAAGTGTTCGAGAAGGTGGCGATGGACTATACCTCCATTCCCAGCGCCCAAATTGGAGGAGACATACTTGGGTATTTTGAACTTGATGAAGACCACCTTGGTTTCTATCTACTCGATGTCTCGGGGCATGGGGTTTCGTCTGCCTTGTTGTCGTTCTCAGTTCAGCAAACCTTGTCTGTCGTGAATGGCGCGAATTCGGTTGTTTTTAAAGATACTCCAAATGGTCGAGAAATTCGTTCTGCAGATGAAGTGGTTACCAAGCTCAATGAGATTTATAGCCAAGATGACTCGAATACGCTTTATTTCACCATGGTCTACGCCGTTCTAAATCGAAAGACGGGAGAAATGAATTATTGTGTGGCAGGTCATCCGCCCATTATTTGGTATCAGCATGAAAGCCAGTCAACACAGTTTTTGGGGGATGAAAACTTTGTTGTGGGTATGTTTGATTTCGCTGATTACAAGCAAGACTCAATTACTCTCGGACCTAATGACGAGATATGGCTTTATACCGACGGTATTACCGAAGCCAGATATGAAGATGATTTTTATACCGAAGAAAGGTTGAAACTGTTAATTGATAACAGTCGCGATCTTGAATTAGAAGATAAACCAGACGCTGTCGTTTCAGCGGTCAGGAAGTGGCAGCATAATGATGAGTTTGACGATGATATCAGTATGTTGGTCTGCAAATGGACACCGAACCAATAG
- a CDS encoding DUF3131 domain-containing protein encodes MRLLTTLCVALAVAGCGNKYNQFSDDIVERKNHWSIPQARQGELTEKEMDMARIAWKYFENNYQESTGLVNAVNNYPSVTWWDAASYLAGMTSAYELGIIEKEEMDKRLIAFIGTLNRLDLFRGELPNKAYNTQSAAKVDYGNQPGEIGYSALDLGRLLIWLYIVKHRYPEYATGIDQAVLRWNFCNVVDENGTMFGALLEKDKPVQYLQEGRLGYEEYAAKGFQLWGFDTSQASDPEPYATINLYGYDIPYDTRDPRKLKAHSYVVTESYVLDGIELGWDLTEDRTGHDYKYSNEWMAEFALQIYRVQEERYKQTGIITARTEHQLAGPPYFVYDTIYTDGFAWNTISENGEYLPQFSAVAVKGAMGMWVLWDTEYTDLLFDHISHLYDRDKGFYEGIFENGTGKINTFTSNNNGITLEILLYKQQGKLLRYHDDVAPSLWEKALETPFGYEGQCLPRENFKKKKDEA; translated from the coding sequence ATGCGCTTATTGACAACTTTATGCGTCGCTTTAGCAGTGGCTGGCTGTGGAAACAAATACAACCAGTTTTCAGATGATATCGTTGAGCGAAAAAATCATTGGAGTATACCTCAAGCAAGACAAGGCGAGTTGACCGAGAAAGAAATGGATATGGCTCGCATTGCTTGGAAGTATTTTGAAAATAACTACCAAGAATCTACAGGTTTAGTTAATGCGGTAAATAACTATCCATCGGTGACTTGGTGGGATGCTGCTTCTTACCTTGCAGGTATGACTAGTGCCTACGAGCTAGGTATTATCGAAAAAGAAGAGATGGATAAAAGACTGATTGCTTTTATCGGAACGTTAAACCGTCTTGATCTTTTCCGCGGTGAACTACCCAATAAAGCCTATAACACACAGTCAGCGGCAAAAGTAGATTATGGTAACCAGCCCGGCGAGATTGGTTACTCAGCACTTGATCTAGGGCGTTTGCTGATTTGGCTTTATATTGTGAAACATCGTTATCCAGAATATGCGACGGGAATTGACCAAGCGGTTTTACGTTGGAATTTCTGTAATGTTGTGGACGAAAATGGAACCATGTTTGGTGCCCTGCTTGAGAAAGACAAGCCGGTTCAGTACCTACAAGAAGGGCGCCTAGGTTATGAAGAGTATGCTGCGAAGGGTTTCCAACTGTGGGGCTTTGATACCAGTCAGGCTTCAGATCCTGAACCTTACGCCACTATCAATCTCTATGGATATGACATTCCTTACGATACCCGTGACCCTCGTAAATTGAAGGCTCACAGTTATGTTGTAACCGAGAGCTACGTTCTCGATGGAATTGAGCTGGGTTGGGATCTTACTGAGGATAGAACAGGGCACGATTATAAGTATTCAAATGAATGGATGGCAGAGTTCGCTTTGCAAATCTATCGAGTACAAGAAGAACGCTATAAGCAAACGGGTATCATCACGGCAAGAACTGAGCACCAGTTAGCCGGCCCTCCTTATTTCGTTTATGACACCATTTATACCGACGGCTTTGCTTGGAATACAATCTCAGAAAATGGTGAGTATCTGCCACAATTTTCAGCTGTTGCCGTGAAAGGTGCGATGGGGATGTGGGTGTTGTGGGATACCGAGTACACCGATCTGTTGTTTGATCATATCTCACACCTCTATGACCGTGATAAAGGATTCTATGAAGGGATCTTTGAAAACGGTACAGGGAAAATTAATACGTTCACTTCAAACAACAACGGTATCACGCTCGAGATTTTACTTTATAAACAACAAGGCAAGCTACTTCGATATCACGATGATGTAGCCCCAAGTCTTTGGGAGAAAGCTCTGGAAACACCGTTTGGCTACGAGGGGCAATGCTTACCACGCGAAAACTTTAAAAAGAAAAAAGACGAAGCGTAG
- a CDS encoding ATP-binding protein — translation MTTDNHTFSNTYMSSIATSRDVADDLKRFWSAWDIQGSTIDELELCVVELVNNAYEHAYNEAEGKPIEIVSHCQNSKIIVDIANFGEGMSQDEFASALEADFIEPDADDPDTWTTSGRGFIILAALVDSVELEHEGEKNTFRLIKSCKSSA, via the coding sequence ATGACTACGGATAACCACACATTTTCAAATACTTACATGAGCTCAATAGCCACATCTCGAGATGTGGCTGACGACCTGAAACGATTTTGGTCTGCTTGGGATATTCAGGGTAGTACGATCGATGAGCTAGAACTGTGTGTGGTTGAGTTAGTAAACAACGCTTATGAACATGCCTATAACGAGGCTGAGGGAAAGCCGATTGAAATAGTAAGTCACTGCCAGAATTCAAAAATCATTGTTGATATTGCCAATTTTGGTGAAGGTATGTCGCAAGATGAATTCGCTTCGGCGCTTGAAGCTGACTTTATTGAGCCTGATGCAGATGACCCCGATACATGGACGACCTCTGGAAGAGGGTTCATTATTTTAGCAGCACTGGTTGATAGCGTTGAGCTAGAGCATGAGGGGGAAAAGAATACCTTTCGACTCATCAAATCTTGTAAGTCTAGTGCGTAG
- a CDS encoding STAS domain-containing protein — protein sequence MKYEVKNNDLFTVVEVQEARFDAKLAPMFRQSIEDIQVDIKPNLLLDLSSVTFMDSSGLGAVMAVYKLLRDRQIAIVGARQPVRELLKLTRMDRLVKTFDTVEDAMTASA from the coding sequence ATGAAGTATGAAGTAAAGAACAACGACCTATTTACCGTTGTTGAAGTTCAAGAAGCGAGATTCGATGCGAAGCTGGCACCAATGTTTCGTCAATCGATCGAAGACATTCAAGTTGATATTAAGCCTAACCTGCTTCTCGACTTATCGTCGGTAACCTTTATGGATAGTAGCGGTCTGGGAGCGGTAATGGCGGTTTATAAACTGCTACGAGATCGTCAAATAGCGATTGTCGGTGCACGCCAACCAGTAAGAGAGTTGCTCAAACTGACTCGAATGGACCGTTTGGTTAAAACCTTCGATACGGTTGAAGATGCGATGACAGCGTCAGCTTAA
- a CDS encoding DUF3131 domain-containing protein, producing MKFKDALLAARHHVVFILGLLTALVIAFNIETRDYGRVLGNITFEAHEEIPLKEKRVLSQEEFTWANTAWRYFENNYQENTGLVNSVDGYPSTTMWDTASYLMGLIAAEKINVIPDDTFKIRMQKALRSLARLPLVEGKLPNKAYNTQTLAMVDYQNNPVPDGIGWSAIDIGRILVPLNILIWQYPEFNADVNNILNHWKINEMLIDGYLYGSRPNTEGGFELVQEGRIGYEEYASKSLFLMGRDVFNSMKYIDYLELIDIYGIEIPTDKRDPAKFHAHNYVVSESYILDGIEFGSDSVSRIFAHRVFSAQERRYEDTGTVTAVSEDNVDEAPYFVYNTVFSDGKEWNAISDDGTDQSHLKTLSTKAAFGWYALYENDYTDLLINEVSPLFSETKGWYSGRYEDDGRPNRAITANTNGIVLESLAYIENGPLLRVGAE from the coding sequence ATGAAGTTTAAAGATGCGCTGCTAGCAGCCAGACACCATGTTGTATTCATTTTGGGTCTTCTGACCGCACTTGTAATTGCTTTCAATATTGAAACGCGAGACTACGGGCGCGTGCTCGGCAATATCACCTTTGAAGCGCATGAGGAGATTCCTCTAAAAGAGAAACGTGTTTTGTCTCAAGAAGAGTTTACGTGGGCGAACACGGCGTGGCGCTATTTTGAAAATAACTATCAAGAGAATACCGGTTTAGTTAACTCGGTAGATGGTTATCCTTCTACGACCATGTGGGATACAGCTTCTTACTTAATGGGGCTGATTGCTGCGGAGAAAATCAATGTCATTCCAGATGACACCTTTAAGATTCGTATGCAAAAAGCGCTTCGTTCTTTGGCAAGACTGCCTCTTGTAGAAGGCAAACTTCCTAATAAGGCATACAACACTCAAACGCTTGCTATGGTGGATTATCAAAATAATCCAGTACCGGATGGCATCGGTTGGTCTGCCATTGATATTGGAAGGATCTTGGTGCCGCTCAACATTCTGATTTGGCAGTACCCTGAGTTCAACGCTGACGTGAACAACATTCTGAATCATTGGAAGATTAATGAAATGCTGATTGACGGCTACCTCTATGGTTCTCGCCCTAACACTGAGGGTGGGTTTGAACTTGTACAAGAGGGACGTATTGGTTACGAAGAATATGCGTCTAAGTCTTTGTTCTTGATGGGGCGAGACGTCTTTAACTCCATGAAGTACATCGATTATCTTGAGCTAATTGACATTTACGGTATCGAGATCCCAACCGATAAGCGTGACCCTGCAAAATTCCATGCGCATAACTATGTGGTGAGTGAATCTTACATCCTGGATGGCATTGAGTTTGGTTCAGACAGTGTGTCGCGTATTTTTGCTCATCGAGTCTTTAGTGCACAAGAAAGACGCTATGAAGATACGGGTACTGTGACGGCGGTGAGTGAGGATAACGTCGATGAAGCGCCTTACTTTGTCTATAACACTGTTTTCTCAGACGGCAAAGAGTGGAATGCCATCTCAGATGATGGCACCGATCAGTCGCATCTGAAGACCCTCTCAACCAAGGCTGCGTTCGGATGGTACGCATTGTATGAAAATGATTATACCGACTTGCTGATCAACGAAGTATCACCGTTGTTCTCGGAGACCAAAGGCTGGTATTCAGGTAGATACGAAGACGATGGCCGACCAAACCGCGCTATCACGGCCAACACTAACGGAATTGTGTTGGAATCACTGGCATATATAGAAAACGGACCACTGCTTCGAGTAGGTGCAGAGTAA